One genomic window of Inquilinus sp. KBS0705 includes the following:
- a CDS encoding replication-associated recombination protein A translates to MNNLPPLAERMRPKSLDDYVGQKHLVGPGAVLRKAIESGTLPSMLFWGPPGVGKTTLAYIISQSLYRPFFSLSAINSGVKDVREVIEKASLLKEQGEVLPILFIDEIHRFSKSQQDSLLGAVERGIVTLIGATTENPSFEVISALLSRCQVYILKPLEEQDLLDLLEKAKKDDVVLKQKNITIKEHEALLRLSGGDARKLLNIFELLVNAFDSKKIVLTNDIVLEHVQQNMALYDKTGEQHYDIISAFIKSMRGSDPNGAVYWLARMIVGGEDPLFIARRMLILASEDIGNANPNALLLAQACFEAVNKIGMPESQLILSQTVIYLATSPKSNSATTAIGAAIALVRETGDLPVPLHLRNAPTKLMKNIGYGKDYKYAHSYEGNFADLDFLPEAIKGTKIYNPGNNARENESKEKLKKLWGDRYKY, encoded by the coding sequence ATGAATAACCTGCCGCCATTAGCCGAACGTATGCGCCCAAAGTCGTTAGATGATTATGTGGGGCAAAAGCATTTGGTGGGGCCGGGCGCAGTTTTGCGTAAAGCCATTGAAAGCGGCACGTTGCCGTCTATGCTGTTTTGGGGGCCGCCGGGGGTGGGTAAAACCACGCTGGCTTATATCATATCCCAATCGCTTTATCGCCCGTTCTTTTCGCTAAGCGCCATAAATTCGGGCGTTAAAGATGTACGCGAGGTAATAGAAAAAGCTTCGCTTTTAAAAGAGCAGGGCGAAGTATTGCCCATATTGTTTATTGACGAGATACACCGCTTCTCCAAATCGCAGCAGGATTCGCTTTTAGGGGCTGTAGAGCGGGGCATTGTTACGCTGATTGGCGCTACTACCGAAAACCCCTCCTTCGAGGTAATATCGGCTTTGCTATCGCGCTGCCAGGTTTATATTTTAAAACCTTTGGAAGAGCAGGATCTGTTGGATCTGTTAGAAAAGGCTAAGAAGGATGATGTTGTACTCAAGCAAAAAAACATCACCATTAAAGAGCACGAAGCATTGTTGCGCCTAAGCGGCGGCGATGCCCGTAAACTGCTGAATATTTTTGAGTTGCTGGTGAATGCCTTTGACAGTAAAAAAATAGTGCTTACTAATGATATAGTGCTGGAGCATGTACAACAAAACATGGCCCTTTATGATAAAACCGGAGAGCAGCATTACGATATTATTTCGGCCTTTATCAAATCTATGCGCGGCAGCGACCCCAACGGTGCTGTGTATTGGCTGGCCCGTATGATAGTAGGCGGCGAAGACCCGCTGTTTATTGCACGGCGCATGCTGATACTCGCATCGGAGGATATCGGTAATGCCAATCCCAATGCCCTTTTATTGGCTCAGGCTTGCTTCGAGGCGGTGAATAAGATAGGGATGCCCGAATCACAGTTGATATTATCGCAAACGGTTATTTACCTGGCTACATCGCCTAAAAGTAATTCGGCTACCACGGCTATAGGTGCAGCCATTGCTTTGGTGCGAGAAACCGGCGACCTGCCCGTACCCCTGCACCTGCGCAATGCCCCAACCAAACTGATGAAAAACATAGGCTATGGTAAAGATTACAAATATGCCCATAGCTACGAAGGCAACTTTGCCGACCTTGATTTTTTACCAGAGGCCATAAAGGGCACCAAAATTTACAACCCCGGTAACAATGCCCGCGAAAACGAATCAAAAGAAAAGTTAAAGAAGCTTTGGGGCGACCGCTACAAATATTAA
- a CDS encoding DNA-3-methyladenine glycosylase 2 family protein → MPQQFTHATYHSICDELALLDADLANIINTYGYPPMWTRPNTFETLVHIILEQQVSLASALSALNKLRERVCEITPARVLLLTDAEMRECYCSRQKSSYIKFLAEAILSGQINLAAFEQMEDEDIRSQLCALKGIGNWTVDVYLMFVLQHTDVLPIGDLAIVNAIKKLKGLPKETPKEDLILIAQQWQPYRTVASMMLWHYYLASPKSSPKERT, encoded by the coding sequence ATGCCCCAACAGTTTACACACGCCACCTATCATTCCATTTGCGACGAATTGGCCTTACTGGATGCCGACCTTGCCAACATCATTAATACCTACGGCTATCCGCCTATGTGGACCAGGCCTAATACGTTTGAAACACTGGTACATATTATACTGGAGCAGCAGGTATCGTTGGCATCGGCATTATCTGCTTTAAATAAACTGCGCGAGCGGGTTTGCGAGATAACGCCTGCAAGGGTTTTATTATTAACAGATGCCGAAATGCGTGAATGTTACTGCAGTCGGCAAAAATCGTCGTACATCAAATTTTTGGCTGAGGCTATATTAAGCGGACAAATTAATCTTGCCGCATTTGAGCAAATGGAAGATGAAGACATTCGCAGCCAATTATGCGCCTTAAAAGGCATAGGTAATTGGACGGTAGATGTTTACCTGATGTTTGTGTTACAACACACCGATGTGTTACCCATTGGCGATCTGGCTATTGTAAACGCCATAAAAAAGCTAAAAGGCCTGCCAAAGGAAACGCCCAAAGAAGACTTGATATTAATAGCGCAACAATGGCAGCCATACAGAACTGTGGCGAGCATGATGCTTTGGCATTATTATTTAGCCTCACCTAAATCCTCTCCAAAGGAGAGGACTTAA
- the cphA gene encoding cyanophycin synthetase, which produces MKIENIQVLRGPNIWSVSRKKLIQMRLNLEEMEERPSNTIDGFYERMKALIPSLHSHRCSPGVPGGFFERVIAGTWMGHVIEHVALEIQTLAGMDTGFGRTRETKTPGVYNVVFAYLEEKVGVFAAESAVRIVQALIDGEDYDLEKDIQQMREIRENTRLGPSTGAIVEEAIARKIPWIRLNNQSLVQLGYGKNQVRFRATMTEKTSSIAVDIASNKDETKRLLQEQAIPVAKGMTISSTEQVVEAIKRIGFPLVFKPLDGNHGRGISINIQTIEDAIAAYEFAARISRRVIVERFVTGFDFRVLVIDNKMVAAALRDPAHVKGDGELTIQQLIDKENTDPRRGYGHENVLTLIDVDRDTLDLLEKKGYTLDTVPAKGEKVFVKSTANLSTGGTSVDVTDHVHPQNIFICERISKIIGLDICGIDIMAENLTEPLTENGGVILEVNAAPGFRMHIAPSEGLARNVAGHVIDMLYPAGKSARIPIIAITGTNGKTTTTRLIAHIVKNNGHRVGFTTSDGIYVQNNMMMKGDTTGPVSSEFILKDPTVDFAVLETARGGILRSGLGFSSCDIGVITNIQEDHLGLSDIHTLDDLARVKGVVIDSVKKDGWAVLNADNKYCVEIGKKADCNVAYFSRTENNPIIKAHCKKGGIAAICENGYITIQKGDWKIRVQRTILIPLTFGGTVPFMIENVLAAALATFLHGFKTEDIKMSLETFIPSAAQTPGRMNIFEFKDFRFMIDFAHNPDGFNGIKSFLSHIDSPLKIGIIAGTGDRRDDDIREIGKISAEMFDYIILRQEKHLRGRTEENILELLIQGIKSVDHSKSFEIVPKEIDAIKHAMSLAKPGTFIVALSDVVDNAIETVQNYQEQERNGLFNV; this is translated from the coding sequence ATGAAAATTGAAAATATACAGGTATTACGTGGCCCAAACATTTGGAGTGTTAGCCGTAAAAAGCTGATACAAATGCGCCTTAACCTGGAGGAAATGGAAGAGCGCCCATCCAATACGATAGATGGCTTTTACGAGCGCATGAAAGCCCTTATACCCAGTTTGCATTCGCATCGCTGCTCGCCTGGCGTGCCGGGCGGCTTTTTTGAGCGCGTTATTGCAGGCACATGGATGGGGCATGTAATTGAACACGTTGCTTTAGAGATACAAACCCTTGCCGGTATGGATACCGGTTTTGGTCGCACCCGCGAAACTAAAACCCCGGGTGTATACAATGTGGTATTTGCTTACCTCGAAGAAAAGGTTGGCGTTTTTGCTGCCGAATCGGCTGTGCGCATTGTACAGGCGCTTATAGATGGTGAAGATTACGACCTGGAGAAAGATATACAGCAAATGCGTGAGATACGCGAAAATACCCGACTTGGCCCAAGTACCGGCGCTATTGTGGAAGAAGCCATAGCGCGTAAAATTCCATGGATACGGTTAAACAATCAATCGTTGGTGCAGTTGGGTTATGGCAAAAACCAGGTACGTTTCCGTGCCACCATGACCGAAAAGACCAGCAGCATTGCCGTTGATATTGCCAGTAATAAAGATGAGACCAAACGTTTGCTACAGGAACAGGCTATCCCGGTTGCCAAGGGCATGACCATTAGCAGCACCGAGCAGGTGGTAGAAGCCATTAAACGTATTGGCTTCCCGCTGGTGTTTAAACCGCTTGATGGTAACCACGGCCGTGGCATAAGCATTAACATACAAACCATTGAGGATGCTATTGCAGCCTACGAGTTTGCCGCACGCATATCGCGCCGTGTTATTGTAGAGCGGTTTGTAACCGGGTTTGATTTTAGGGTTTTAGTTATTGATAACAAAATGGTAGCCGCCGCCCTGCGCGACCCTGCCCATGTTAAAGGCGATGGAGAACTAACCATACAACAGCTTATAGATAAAGAAAACACCGACCCACGCCGCGGCTACGGGCACGAAAACGTACTAACCTTAATTGATGTTGACCGCGATACGCTTGATCTGCTGGAAAAGAAAGGCTATACCTTAGATACCGTACCTGCGAAAGGTGAAAAAGTGTTTGTGAAATCGACAGCTAATTTAAGTACGGGCGGTACATCTGTTGATGTTACCGACCATGTGCACCCGCAAAACATTTTTATTTGCGAGCGTATATCTAAGATTATAGGCTTAGATATATGCGGTATAGATATTATGGCCGAAAACCTTACCGAACCGCTTACCGAAAACGGAGGCGTAATATTAGAGGTGAACGCTGCACCCGGCTTTAGGATGCACATTGCACCAAGCGAAGGCTTGGCACGTAACGTGGCAGGGCATGTAATTGATATGCTTTATCCGGCTGGTAAATCGGCACGGATACCTATTATTGCTATTACCGGTACCAACGGTAAAACTACCACCACGCGTCTGATAGCCCACATCGTAAAAAATAATGGGCACCGTGTAGGCTTCACCACTTCTGATGGTATTTACGTGCAAAACAACATGATGATGAAGGGCGATACCACTGGCCCTGTAAGCAGCGAGTTTATTTTAAAAGACCCTACCGTTGATTTTGCCGTGTTGGAAACCGCGCGTGGTGGTATACTGCGCTCGGGCCTGGGTTTTAGCTCGTGTGATATTGGCGTAATAACCAATATACAGGAGGACCACCTGGGGTTATCAGACATACATACCCTTGACGACCTGGCCCGTGTAAAAGGTGTGGTTATAGATTCTGTAAAAAAAGACGGATGGGCAGTTTTAAATGCCGATAACAAGTACTGTGTTGAAATTGGTAAAAAAGCCGATTGTAACGTAGCCTACTTTAGCCGAACAGAAAACAACCCTATTATTAAAGCGCACTGCAAAAAAGGTGGCATAGCGGCTATTTGCGAAAACGGCTATATCACCATACAAAAAGGCGACTGGAAGATACGGGTACAGCGTACCATTTTAATTCCGTTAACTTTTGGCGGTACGGTGCCGTTTATGATAGAGAACGTTTTGGCAGCAGCACTGGCTACTTTTTTACACGGATTTAAAACCGAGGATATTAAAATGTCGCTGGAAACCTTTATACCATCGGCGGCGCAAACACCTGGGCGGATGAACATTTTTGAGTTCAAAGATTTCCGCTTTATGATAGATTTTGCGCACAACCCTGATGGCTTTAACGGTATCAAATCGTTCCTGAGCCATATCGATTCGCCGCTTAAAATAGGGATCATAGCCGGTACCGGCGACAGGCGCGACGATGATATACGCGAGATAGGTAAGATATCGGCAGAGATGTTCGATTACATCATCCTTCGCCAGGAAAAACATCTGCGCGGCCGCACCGAAGAAAACATACTGGAATTATTGATACAGGGGATCAAGTCGGTTGATCATAGCAAATCGTTCGAGATAGTACCCAAAGAAATAGATGCCATTAAACACGCCATGAGCCTTGCCAAGCCGGGTACATTTATTGTTGCCCTAAGCGATGTGGTGGATAATGCCATCGAAACGGTACAAAACTACCAGGAACAAGAACGGAACGGTTTGTTTAACGTGTAG